The Archocentrus centrarchus isolate MPI-CPG fArcCen1 chromosome 24, fArcCen1, whole genome shotgun sequence DNA segment gGACACAACCTGCTCTGCACCAAAGAGCTGACAGATGCAGGTGAGCACAGAGGTTAATTTAGCAACTAAAGAGCCAGATCAGGAGttgaaagagacaaaaacagaggtATCAAAAGTTGAGTGGTGACTCCACATTCCTCCAAAATGAATGACTGAATGTATCAATGACCTATAACAAATACACAAGCAAATATAAGTTATTGCAGGTTTAAAGATGGAcaaatttttttgtaaataaaccttcCAGTTGTTTAAATCTATTTCCATGCTGTTTACACCTTGGTAGGAAAGCTAAACTCTGCTTCTGACTGAGCGAGCCTCTTAGTGCATGTTTACTTGGTGTTTGTCACACCAGTTACCGATCGAAGGCCGCCACATACTCAGAGGTTTTTAGCAGGCCTCGGCTTTGCAGCTGCTGCACCACCTCCTGGGCCTGATCCTGGTGAAAAGACTCCCCACTGTAAACGTCAAAGTGGACCCCTAACCGCTGGAAAGATTTGAAATCAATTTCAGTCGTGCTCTGTGGCagtcaacatttttatttctcagtTCAAGTTGCTATCTTTAGTGATTCAAACTGTTGCCAAGCTGTCTGACAGGTTTCCACCTTATAAATATGCTGATATTCCTTCACTGTGATGTCTCTGAACTGTTGCCATAAGGACACAGCATGGCTCTcatgctgctccagctgtctaAAGAAGTCTCTGGCAGCCTGTTTCATATCCTCATCGTGCTCTGCTTCTTTGTTTACTCGAACATAAACCtgcaaagcaaaagaaaaaaacactgatttaggCTATAATACCAAAAGGTTATCTGCTACATGTGCAACTGCACCCCTCATTCAGTTACTAAATACAGATTTGGGAGCCAGAGAGCATccatctttctttctccaaacatgcaaactcaccTCAAACAAATGCTGAAGGGGattctgttttaatttgtctGGACATCCAAACTGTCCAAATCCGGCTCCCAGCAAACCTGCAAATCAAGACAGGTTACttttaaggtaaaaaaaataaataaattccctTACCTGCTGAATAATTGTACAACAAACTCACCAAACTGCATCCCCCAGTCTCCGAGGTAGTTCATTCGAATAACATTGTTTCCAAGTGACTGTTTTAGGTTTGCAATGAAGTTACCTGGAGATAAGAGTTTATATTTTTAGTGCAAAACAATACACTTGCTCTAAAACTATTTGATATTTAAGAATTTAAAAATCCAGTAATGATACATTGGGTGTTCATTTTCTTACTCAAACtcataaaatgaacattttgaaGAATTCCCGGTAAATAAATGTTGAAAAGTCAGAATAAACGTGTTGCTGCACACCAGTAATCGTTTTAAACCACTTTGTGCACATAGTTTACAATGTAGCATCCATGCATATCAAACAATACAAGTATTACGACACGAGTTACTGACTAAACATACTTTAGTTTATACTCACCGATTACTGTGGACCGCAAATGTCCTGCATGAAACTTTTTGGCGATATTTGGAGAGCTGCAACATACAAACATATTAACTCTGTCTATGTGACAATGCAGAATAAACACtcacagccactttattagttacacctcACCAATActaggttggacccccttttgccttcagctgccttaattcttcatggcatagattaaacaaagtgctggaaacattcctcagaaattttggtccatattgatgtGACAGTGtcacacagctgcagctgatttgtcagctgcacatccatgatgttccaccacatcccaaagatgctctgttggattgagatctggtgactggaggccatttgagtgcagtgaactctgtcatgttcaacaaaccagtttgaggtcatttgagttttgtgataCTGTCcattattctgctggaagcagaagATGGCTAGACTTTGATTACAAAGGGACTGACGTGTTTATTTGGACATATTTTCTTGAGAGCTAGTTGTGTAGGAGATCAGAAATACTCAGTGTATTCTGATAAtattctgaaatactcagaccagcctgtctggcatcaacaaccgtgccacattcaaagtcacttaactCATCTTTCTTCCTTATTCTGACACTCAGTTTTATCAAGTCATCTTGACCTTGTCCACATAGCTAAATGCATGTTTAACAGGtgcacctaatgaagtggcctgTGAAGTGTatgttaaaataaaagggaGAAATTCAGAATATAGTTTAAAGAAGAGAACATATTAAAACAAATTTACCTATACTCCACTAATGTTGTTCCCCTCGTGAGAGTATTAAAAAGTTCACTGTTTAACCCAAATTTGTCATCCTCCCCATTTCCAAATGGCTCCAACAATTTCTGGAACAGATAAAGTGGAGCAGGATTGTGATCACTGTAGAGGCtgtagaaagttttttttttttttttttgctgccactgTGGAAGTGGACACTCACAAACCTGAGCAAGAAGATTCCGATTAACTTTAAAGTTGATAACTCCACGTCCAGTTGAGACATCTTCCACCACATTGTCCCGCTTCAACTGAAAGATACAGTGTGGATTTCCTACTAAAAACAATGTTTatgaaacaaacacatacaaaaatCCAGTGAATTCAGGAAGCTTAATTGTTTGAATAATTTATTAAAGAACACCTTCGCTTTAATAAATATTCTCAGTTTCCAATGTCCTCAGTTGACTTTCTGTTCTCAATTCATTGTTATATTATTGTTATAACATCAATATCTGTGGgatattttgattttaaaagtaAGGCATCTGCTAACATACCCCTGATTTCTGAACATCTTACTTGAATAATTAATGTGCAGCTGTAGTGTGATCTTGGTTCCACCTCCCTGActccttttttccctccagAAGCATATTTTTGCTTCTAAGGGGAACATAACACTAGTTTAATGATACCAGTGTCAGTAGCGATTCTGCTTAcaggtttgtgtatttatttcttctcgattaattttttacatggtaaaaaaaaaaaaaaaaaaaaaaaaaaaaaaaaaaaagttttccctGCACAAGTATAGGAACAGATTAGAAAAAAGGAGCGCATGCGACCTATGTGCAAAAGTGTTACTATGGTTAGATGTCACTGTTTTGCATAAGTCATAAAGACTTACGTGCACTGACAAAACGAACTGATAAGCTTGGATGCACACCAAGCCGACAGGCTGGACTGTTTGGAACAGTCAGGACTGATACCCATCCCAAGCGGTCACAGCTTCACCTACAGGCAACTTGGCCTGTCACAATCTTACAATTCATGTCAGGGTTAAACAGGTCTGCTTCTTTCACACCTTTGCCTGACGCAATTTCTTTATGGCGATGACTTTAATCAAGGGCGTTACCATGACCTTgaccaaaaatacacacattcagTGCAGTTAGAGGTGAAGAGGATGCTGAATGAAACAGAGTTGTGTAAGAGTGGTTTAATCTTACCTGAGTGGCCAAGTTTTCTGTCTGCACCTGAACGTCTCCACTGGATGGTAAAATCCCACTAGCTCTCAACGTGCCAGTGAACAGTCTGAAATCGGGTCCCTCCCTGAGGATCACAGCATTTTAAGTCTTAAACAAACAGGTGAGAGGAATAAACACACTTATAGCATCCTGCAGGTTTACAGTGAGCAGCACAAACAGACTTAACTGTCTCTTCAGGACCGGAACTGCTGCCAGAGCTGgtataaaaacatcctcagactgCTGCAGCGCCCTGCCCAGCTGGACATTAAAACACAACACGAGATAAATACTGTTAAGTGCTCCAGAGCAGCAAGGGTCAAAATGTTTAAGCATTAGCACTAACACACAGTCTACTCTGACACCTCCAGCCGCATTACCTTCGCCGCAATTCTTCTCCTAAAAAAACAAGCcatgttttttaaaagcacGAACAAAATCTCTTACGCTAAACTTGATGGACAAACAGATAAACCCTCGCAAGGTACTTTTTCATTGACACATTTCTGCTGCACTTCCGTATTAACGCCACTACTTCCGATCTGCTGGTCCAATCACAAGCTCCGCTCCAGAAccatgtaaataaaagaaaaggttCGTTCGGTTTTTCTCTTCGCTGCTCCCGAATGTGAGTATCCAATCTGCGGTCacctgagaaaacaaaaaatagacATGGATTGATGACTCCTGACAATATGACTGCGGTTTGAGTTTTAGCTTAATATTTACTTTTTCGCCAGCCATTTTTAAGCAGCGGAGCTGGTGAATTTAAATATaatcaacaaaaaagaaacaggctATTGGTTGTTGTTAATTGTGGCTTTTTATTCACGCAGTAAAGTCAGAGACATTATTAGGAGCATAAGAGACACGTTTCAGTCTCTGGGTTAAACCACTTGAACTTGGTTTAATTATTAACTTTGTATGGAGAACCAATTGTCATTATATTAGGAAAGAAGATGTGATTTAAGGTTATGAGAATGGAGGGGAAATGTTATTAATTTTGGTGCCATTAATCGAGTcttaaatggtaaatgaactagttCGTATACAACACTTTTcaactctagctgagcactcaaagcgctttatacaaagaaatggttaaaataatttcttaataataaacAGTCATTTTGGTTCATCATACCTAGTTTAATATTTCAAACCGTTGGAGGAATAGACGTTTTATTTCACTGTGACTTTGAATGAAATAGGTTGCTTATCAAATTCTCTGATTTTCATCAACTGGGTCTCCTCTGCTGGAAAATACGCCGAAAACACAATTTCACACCACATAATACACCAGTGTTGAAAAATAGATAACAGTAACAAAAAATCTCTATATACGGAGAATCTGTTTACCAAAGGTGTTTGGGAAGCATCATATTTCATGAATGACCTCGCCGATGTGCTACCACATGAAGAATTTTGTTTGGAATTCAATCTTCGGTGTAATCCTAAACTCTACAATAAGTTGAGAAAAGCAGTACCGCTTCCTCTGAAAGTTATTGTTAGAGAAGATCTGCTGCACTCACACCTCCACACTGAAAACATTGGATTTTGTGACAGGAAAAATCTCCAACAAATGTGGTAGAAACCAGTTTACTAAAAGACTGTTTTCCTAATCAGGTTGAAAGACATTAGATTGGATGAGATAACCAAATttagaaaatatatttaaataccCAATCCCTCCtagattaaaagaaaattttaaatgtttatccAACTAACGATTTTATCAAATTGAGATTTAAAATTGATGTCAACGGCTGTACTTTCTGTGATAGTGAATCATGTtgttttaaattgaataaaaaaaaagtccttttggAATGACACGGTGCTGACCGCAGACCAGGGGAAATCAACCTGCTCGCTGACTATGGAAATATTCAAAGTTGGAATCTTCAAAtagaaaaatgcaaattaaaaaaatcccaCTGATTAAATCCTCTCATCTTTGTAGTACTGAGACAACACCCAATAAATAAAGAGTTTCCCACATCATTTCCAAAGTCAAATTCATGCATTATATTCAAGCTTTGAAAAACCTGCCATAGCTACATGGACGTACATTCAATAATCCCTGCAATAGAGAATTTAGTGCTTTACCCTTTTCTTTGAAAAAATTAGTTGTggttttcagtttgttcttcAGGGTTTCTGCCTCTGTACTTCAAACTTGATGTCCCTGAAGTTTTACTTACCTTAAACTACACCATTTGCCAGTTTTTATTAGAATAacctaatttttgttttttagcagaATATTGTGTAGTTATTTTATGTTTAGTCATACTGCTGATAGATGACATTCGATTACATCTAGTGTATTATCATTTATCGTAATAAGCCTTAAAAAAGATCAAAATTGATCTTATGGGCTCAAGTCTTAAATACACCACTTGCCAATTTTTCTTCCTAGAacataaagaaaacacattttaagacCTTAGTTATGACTTAAACAtacaaaaagattaaaaatcaaGTAATATACATCAGAAGgtgataaaaatggaaaaaacaaccCCAACATGAACATTTATGTAAAGactttatttgtttgcttttcttgaATCAAAGCCCCTTTATACCTACAGCAAATAAAAATCATGATATTTTGGTACAATGGAAAAAAgtcaagcaaaaaaataaaaatatacagtgtataCAAGTGTAAAAGCAGTAATCACCAGTACAGTTTAAACTATGTTGAGAAGAGCTGAGACAACTCTTCCAAGAGTCCAGTCTGAAGGTTGCCTTCAGCATTCCCTTTTTTCAAAAAGTACATACAGAAAAGCTGCGACACTAACGTCCTCTCTGTGGAACGATTCAATATGacaaaaagaaagtgaaatcAAAAGGCCAAATGGGTGGTGGCAGTCAGCCTCTCACAAAGGCATCAGAACAACGCCAAATAAATATCGACACGGCAGTGAAGAGGCCACGGGTGGAGCCACAGAGGGGCCTCAGACATGAAGGCAGCAGGGGGCCCTCCAAACTCTGGGAGCAACAGCAAACGTCAATGCCACTAACTGATGCCTGAGGCAGAGAATCCACATAGAGGCGATATGGCACAGCTAGGAGAAAAGTCCAACTAGACCCAGTGAGGACCTGGATTAGCTTGCAGTAAATGATACTCCATTTGAGCACCGACCTCAGGAAACATCTATAACAGGAAAAGAGGAATAAATGATTACACATTATGAGCTGGCAGAACAGGAACTGTTCTCACTGAGACAGTTTATAAAGTCTAAGTTACTAGACTTTTACAAGAGTTCAGCTAAAAATGTTTGCACTAACAATTTAACGAATGTGATGCAGCATGTGAAAACCAAGCTAAAGTccaacatttgttttgttactttatttttcaaacattttaatgtgaaaggtCAAACTGTGTCCGTTCTTTAACGGTGCAGAAAGATAAACAGTCATTTTAGCTTGCTTGCAAACAATTAAACTTCTGCTAAAAACTTAGAgcccagaaatgacaggcttaattaaaaaaaaacaaacaaactgatgacAAAATGACTGATTTGGAGGTGGTCCAAAAACACGCATTGCTGACAGGGAAGtagcagagtgccctctggtggacaaactatgcaaattctacaaaaaaaaaaaaaaaaaaaaaaaaaaaaaagttcaataaaCTACATTTTTCATACATAGTTTTGAGAAAAAGTTAATAAATACTGGAATGTCCAGATCTTCCTGACTGTGTCACTGCTttactgggtttttttttgcagcgaGTGGCTGTATGTCAGCTGTGACCCCATTCTGGAAAGATGAATGGGCACTAACATGCAGCCTGGTTCTGGCAAAGGTCTCTTCCCGTTAAAGgtgagttcttccttcccagtgttgccaagtgcttgcttatacgagatcatctgattgttggggttctgtctttgctttacaatataaaaacatCATGAACTGGCTTAACCTTGTCCATTAGACTGTTCAAATTTGATTGTTTCCTGATTGCTTAGACTGGTTGATTAGGCTAATTCCTTTCTCTTGTTTAAACAACTAGTAAATTAGTTACTACAACCATCCCTACTAAAAACCTGGTCAAAGTTGAACAATTAGGTTTTATCACAGTAGGGAGGAAATATTACTTTTTCTACACTACTGAACACTGACGATAACAAACCCAACAGTCTACAGCTCCACCTTCACGCCTACGCcactttatttacacacacaaaaactgagtgcagtgtGCGAAACAGTTTATTACCATTTTCACTGTCATTACCAGATCCTTATTTATCCTacttacatatttttttcttctaatttctattttttattgGTATTTATTATGTCGGCACCTGGAGGATTGCTCCAACAAAATGTCATTGTTTTGTGcagtgacaataaagatattttatCTCTTATCTAAAAACATACTGTTAACGCCAAATAAAATGCCATGTCTACCAATAGATTTTCATTCACGGTGGCCTGACTCAAGAGGCTTTTTGCAGCACAAGTTTGGAAGGCTGCACTCTCAGTGTACTGCAGGAAATACTTTATTTTAGACAGTTCACTCTCACATCATTACACTTCCATTACCAGCTACTGTTATTTGTAAAGCTGAGCCAGCTCTGACAGCAGGACACAGTCTGctgtgaaaatgtaaatatgcaCTGAGCCTCTGCGTAACTGCTGATAAAGCATAAATATACAGAGAGGATTTCAGAAATTATAGATTTGAAGCCAGGTTCTGATCAGAGCTCTGCTATCAAAAACATGTTCCCTGTCATTTTATATTACCCATTAACTACTTCTTATGCACTGTACGTCCAGGAGGCAAATTATGTAGCTATCACTAATGGGCTAGAAATATTtaacagttaaaaacaaacaaacaaacaaacaaacaaaaaaaaacacactcacagctTGCAGGCTGCTCTCCAAACCTTCGCATCAGTTGGTCATGGGTGAACTTGACAAAAGCATCGTATTGCTCTgttggaataaataaaacattaaaactcaGTGTGGATTACTACCAAATTAAcataacattaaattaaaaaaaacatacctgCAAGCTTTGTCGTCAGTATCTCGTCATACTCCTCACGGATTTTGTCCTCTCGCTCCTTCAGTAGTCTTTCACAGATCATCCCAACTTGTCTGAGGGAAAACAAAGGCTGTTCTTTCCTGGCGGGAGATGAGGCACCTGAGGAAGTACCTGTTATGAGAGTAGTTATtgcacatttaattaaaaacaaattcaaaacaaCTACAAGCAAAATACAGCCCCAAGGGTCAGCCTGCAGAAtcctaaaacaaaaaagaaataattgacaGCTTTAAGCTAACAAATCGAGGCCCCGCTTCAAACAAATCAAAAGCGCCATGGTCAGTCTTGCATTACAGCGTGCATTAATTTGATATCTCTGCACCATGAATCAAATATTTCTGCTGCCAACCAAACAACCAAGGACTCTTAAATGTGGCTctattttttcaaatgtttgattATAACAAGAGTTTGGATTAACAAGCTGCAAAGCATTACTTGTTAATTTTAAGACCACCCTATAACAATGTGGGCATGGTGACAAATGTGCTGCCCTCACATACTCCATCAACGTGTGCACACTCGCTTAGCTGAGAGATTGTGTCCTGCTGCACAGACAGCAACAAAGTACTGACACATTCATAATTAATGCAATGCAGTCTCAGCAGTTGGTGAAACAGTCGTGACCTCTAATCCACCGATTTGTGTTACTGGACacaaaattaatataaatatttttcatctttttctaaaatttaaaaaggatgAAAAAGTCCACATTTGGAGGCTGACGGGCTCCATGGAGGAGTAAACCATTTCGCTGCTGACACCAGAGGCCACAGTTTGAGTCATGCCAGACAGATGACagatttttactcatttttaatatattaattaccattaaaatacacacacttgaTTAGATTCATAAACacattactgttttgttttccttcaaaTGACAGTGACACCTCCCCACTGAGGATTCTGGCAAAAATATGTCTTGCAGACATTAGATACATTTTCTATTGAAAGAAATTACTTAACAAAAATTGTGCTTacccatgcaaaaaaaaaaagtccttttgtGTGCATAAACTacggctgcaacgattcatcgattaactcgattaaatcgattctaaaaatttatcgacacaaatttactgtgtcgatgcttcgtttaaactctgcagcgctcagctgtctcggtgtaagcggcgctcctcactagcattagcagcattagtgctgacgtttttttgtgggtttattgggggctggcaaaccaacatagaactgcattaccgccacctactggactggagtgtgaatcactcacgtatacacaagcacacattctaaaaagctctccgtcgctgcgatggatttcatttaacacagagtggatcatcactagagttgccacctgtctcctaaaatacagaaccccgtatgttacgggactccgtggaatacggctccgtaacatgccgtgttccgtactttacgagatgggtggcaactgtcgctgacatgcatttccacgcctccactgctctctgtgtgtctgtgtgtgttgtgctcgctgagaatttcagctgctatttttgtctttacttcagctgtagctaccagaactggtttgctagcgagcgcgggccattagcactagcgatggttcggtaccggaaggcccgccccccaggaccgaggggctccttcaaaatattttttatactttaatcccttattagtgactaaatatagacctgcagtagaaacgtattttcgagaatgcttgtgaatacaaagcattacaccattactcacacatgcgccatggctcccgcagcttctagtttttcaaaacactcatagcaggcagcggttttaactgcgcaagcgcaaagaggcgaagctgtgacggtgagctcaagtagtgaaaaaggaaacatttttccagcgtccaaaacagcagctttttcttttagtaaccaccattaaatctgtgaaacagctggaggtccttcatcaagcacctgatcagcaagtgttaaggtgaagaaaagagaactttgtagctgctccattcaccgctgtttgttcacaggcgaaaaactgcagtacggaagttaaaatatgcagataaactgttaataaaaaaaagtatttcttatccgattactcgattaatcgctggaataatcgatagaatactcgattactaaaataatcgttttatgcagccctagcataaacacaaacaattaTTGCAAATTACTTTAAGTATTTCAGGATTTGTTATGACACCAGCTAATTAATAACACATTAGGTACTAGTGGACTACTTCAGAAAACACAGCTGTGCAGTAAGCATAAAGTAGTCCAGTAAAGGTACTGCATTTCCCAACTATTGACGTTTATGGGTTTTATATACAGATTTCTTGGTGGCGGTCTTCAGACTCTGGGTTAGGTTCTCTTTGTTAAACACCACTACAGCAGGACAACAGTTTTACTCCATTATAAGCAGAACTTTTTTTCTACAAGGCTGTTTCAATCCTGTGACAGGTAGGAACTGAAAATTCCTTGTAGACAAAAGGGTTGtaaatttacagtttaaaaGATCCAAGAATGCTTTCTTATTTTGGCACTGATCAATGAGAACTATTGtaagaattattattattattttttttttttgggggggggctaaCAGCTAATGCTGTTATTTGCTAAATAAAAGGCAATTTATGTTACTATTAAAACAAGCCATCACTAACCATCATTGTGGCATGTCTTAATAAAAGTTTTAGTGAAATAGTCAAAAATAAAGAACTACCCCTTGTCTTTCCCCACTGCCTGATGACAGAGACCCCCATGGAAACCCCTAATGTATGGAAGTAGTATCATGCATGTGTCCCACTGCCACTTCCTTATAGACTTAACAGCACTATTAACTCTGTAGAGTGCTAGTACAGCAAATATGGTTCTCAACTCTGGTTTAAGTCAGTGTAATTTTAAGACCCAGAGGGTCTCTACCATCTGTAGACTCCAATGACTGATGTACACTCCCAGCTGGGGAGAAAAACCCCTCATAATCAAAAGAAAGCATAAGGAAGGAATTTCATCTGTTACTAACCCTCTTTTTGGAGTCACCTCAGGCACGGGGATTTTCCAATATGAAAGCAATGTCatacaaaacattaaagcagtgaaAAAAGTGGGTATttagaaaaatgagaaatgagaaaaatcaCAGTTCTACCAATCACTCACACTAAGCTCATCCTCGCTCTAAGCAACTGACAGCAGTTTACATTACCCTTTAAACTCTGAGCTCAATCAGGAAGTTGATGGATTAGAGGAAAACAAGCCA contains these protein-coding regions:
- the rars2 gene encoding putative arginine--tRNA ligase, mitochondrial, which gives rise to MACFFRRRIAAKLGRALQQSEDVFIPALAAVPVLKRQEGPDFRLFTGTLRASGILPSSGDVQVQTENLATQLKRDNVVEDVSTGRGVINFKVNRNLLAQKLLEPFGNGEDDKFGLNSELFNTLTRGTTLVEYSSPNIAKKFHAGHLRSTVIGNFIANLKQSLGNNVIRMNYLGDWGMQFGLLGAGFGQFGCPDKLKQNPLQHLFEVYVRVNKEAEHDEDMKQAARDFFRQLEQHESHAVSLWQQFRDITVKEYQHIYKRLGVHFDVYSGESFHQDQAQEVVQQLQSRGLLKTSEKGTGVVDLSPNRDMSNVCTLLRSDGTTLYITRDIAAAINRREKYSFDEMIYVTDKSQENHFSQLFQILLAMGHSWADRCRHVSFGLVQGMKTRAGEVVFLEDVLDEARARMLHNMSQSNTTKELENPEDTAEKVGISALIIQDFKGPLQSDYKFDWDRMLQAQGDTGVFLQYTHARLCSLKQRNKGVEAAAFDPALLSEQTSIAILQHLLRYDEVLYQSSQDLQPKHLVNFLLKLCHLIASAHRELPVKGSAEAVAQARLRLFNGARSVLANGMRILGITPVNKM